The Miscanthus floridulus cultivar M001 chromosome 17, ASM1932011v1, whole genome shotgun sequence genome has a window encoding:
- the LOC136518630 gene encoding PRA1 family protein F3-like: protein MSKYGTIPTTSSTPPPGGSTSSSSPVDFISRAKARGASALATRRPWRELADPRALSVPRGFSAAYRRARANLAHFAANYALVVLLVVFVSLLWRPVSMLVFLACFAAWLVLYFLRDRDVDGALVVCGRGVGDGVVIAVLSAATLVLLLLTGATGFILTSLLVGLLLVLLHALLHRPADSIDDEAGRWYTPVPPSSY from the coding sequence ATGTCCAAGTACGGAACCATCCCGACCACCTCCTCCACTCCGCCACCCggtggctccacctcctcctcctccccggtCGACTTCATCTCCCGCGCCAAGGCCCGCGGCGCGTCCGCGCTCGCCACGCGCCGCCCCTGGCGCGAGCTCGCGGACCCGCGCGCGCTCTCCGTGCCGCGCGGGTTCTCGGCCGCGTACCGCCGCGCGCGCGCCAACCTCGCGCACTTCGCCGCCAACTACGCGCTCGTCGTCCTGCTTGTCGTCTTCGTCTCCCTCCTCTGGCGGCCGGTCTCcatgctcgtcttcctcgccTGCTTCGCGGCCTGGCTCGTGCTCTACTTCCTCCGCGACCGCGACGTGGACGGGGCGCTCGTGGTCTGCGGGCGCGGCGTCGGGGACGGCGTGGTCATCGCGGTCCTCTCCGCGGCCACGCTCGTCCTGCTGCTGCTCACGGGCGCCACGGGATTCATCCTCacctcgctgctcgtcgggctcCTGCTCGTCCTGCTCCACGCACTGCTGCACCGCCCCGCCGACAGcatcgacgacgaggccgggagATGGTACACGCCAGTGCCGCCGTCCAGCTACTAG
- the LOC136515545 gene encoding uncharacterized protein has product MGSTRLTKVLMDRGSSLNILYASTLDKMGSPRNNLRNSKAPFYGIMPRKEAMPLGRIRRNFTFDQPDNLCKEPLTFEVVDFPGVYHALLGRPCFAKFMAIPNYTYLKLKMASQKGVITVEGSFKQAYYCEQDYVAQAAALITPTLPMALTTM; this is encoded by the coding sequence ATGGGCTCcacgcgcctcaccaaggtgctgatggacaggggcagcagcctcaacatactctacgccAGCACCCTCGACAAGATGGGCAGCCCCCGCAACAACCTACGCAACAGCAAGGCGCCATTCTATGGGATCATGCCGAGGAAGGAAGCCATGCCCCTTGGGCGCATCCGACGCAACTTCACCTTCGACCAGCCAGACAACTTGTGtaaggagccactcacctttgaggtggttgactTCCCCGGCGTCTACCATGCCCTCCTCGGTCGACCATgcttcgccaagttcatggccatccccaactacacctacctaaagctcaagatggCTAGCCAGaagggggtcatcaccgtcgagggTAGCTTCAAGCAAGCCTACTACTGCGAGCAAGACTACGTCGCCCAAGCAGCTGCACTCATCACCCCTACACTCCCGATGGCTCTGACCACGATGTAG